A portion of the Oncorhynchus nerka isolate Pitt River linkage group LG27, Oner_Uvic_2.0, whole genome shotgun sequence genome contains these proteins:
- the LOC115116215 gene encoding beta-1,3-galactosyltransferase 1-like — MISHWGTCTKIFLVLVSLRVIYYTVLEYPNNPNHPYQRPRSRRTPDPSRGEDLSSESISPTTNDESTYYVESETPDNKDTPTMYVDVEPQAESEYYLDTISIQDWPSITPTTGLATPPPYMSPGPYHVEYPSEYIFILDEPEKCREQNPFLVLMVPVAPYNREAREAVRRTWGSERQVLGREVRLFFLLGLPSGEETEQVQEKVLQESKEHQDLLQSDFIDSYKNLTIKTMVMMEWLSSRCPNASYAMKIDSDMFLNVNTLVNMLLHVPTQNYMTGLVAQWAAVLRDHNSKWYLPKEVFPEPVYPPYALGLGYVFTLDLPRKLVEASRHVKAVYIEDVYLGLCMRHLGIRPTDPPSGNLFQGYAGAQDRCHYVAVITTILDTPQELLDVWRNLHQPGPVCH; from the coding sequence ATGATCAGTCACTGGGGGACGTGCACCAAGATCTTCCTGGTACTGGTGTCGCTGAGGGTCATATACTATACCGTTCTGGAATATCCCAACAACCCAAACCACCCCTACCAGCGTCCCCGTTCCAGGAGGACTCCAGACCCTTCAAGAGGAGAGGACTTGTCCTCTGAGAGCATCAGTCCAACGACTAACGATGAATCAACATATTATGTGGAATCTGAAACTCCAGACAACAAGGACACACCTACAATGTATGTTGACGTTGAACCACAAGCTGAATCAGAATATTACCTGGACACAATATCCATTCAGGACTGGCCATCAATAACACCGACCACTGGACTGGCCACTCCTCCTCCGTATATGTCCCCAGGACCGTACCATGTAGAATACCCATCAGAGTACATCTTCATCCTGGATGAGCCAGAGAAATGCCGGGAGCAGAACCCCTTCCTGGTTCTGATGGTGCCAGTGGCGCCCTATAACAGGGAGGCTCGTGAGGCTGTCCGCAGGACTTGGGGCAGTGAGAGGCAGGTACTGGGCAGAGAGGTCCGTCTGTTCTTCCTGCTGGGACTGCccagtggagaggagacagagcagGTCCAGGAGAAGGTGCTGCAGGAGAGCAAAGAGCACCAGGATCTGCTGCAGAGCGACTtcatagacagctacaaaaaccTGACCATCAAGACCATGGTGATGATGGAATGGCTGAGCTCTCGCTGCCCCAACGCCTCCTACGCCATGAAGATCGACTCAGACATGTTCCTCAACGTGAACACCTTGGTCAACATGCTGCTTCACGTTCCAACGCAGAACTACATGACTGGACTAGTGGCCCAATGGGCCGCCGTTCTAAGGGACCATAACTCCAAATGGTACCTTCCAAAGGAGGTGTTTCCTGAACCAGTATATCCACCTTATGCTCTGGGCCTGGGCTATGTCTTCACCTTAGACCTCCCCAGGAAGCTGGTGGAGGCGTCCAGGCATGTTAAAGCCGTCTACATAGAGGATGTGTATCTGGGACTGTGTATGAGACACCTGGGCATCCGGCCTACTGACCCCCCCAGTGGAAACCTTTTTCAGGGGTATGCAGGAGCCCAGGACCGCTGTCACTACGTGGCTGTTATCACGACCATCCTCGACACTCCTCAGGAGCTTCTGGACGTATGGAGAAACTTGCACCAACCTGGACCTGTCTGTCATTGA